Proteins encoded by one window of Candidatus Methanosuratincola sp.:
- a CDS encoding bile acid:sodium symporter, which yields MVILGIVAGTTAQAQVQSLKPLMLPLVSVMVWSMSVTIRFKELVRVTKKFRQIAVGLVLNFIFLPALCFALALVFLSVEPLWAAGFILMGTVPCAGMNVVWTGLLKGDVPLALILAALTMVLGIATIPGITALLVGIYVSVSPVDMLWSIATILAIPILLGIVTRHLLESWLGKRLPRYLPVFPPISAITAMILMFSMLAINVVLVPRNTSLVALLILPPLILFPLAFGGAHVISTRVLRLPMREANAIVFSSGMKHLPLAMGIAFASFGPAAALPIAVSAAFQTVNASIFYKIFQKQGSKGA from the coding sequence ATGGTCATCTTGGGGATCGTAGCTGGCACCACGGCACAGGCGCAGGTCCAGTCACTCAAGCCCTTGATGCTCCCCCTTGTGAGTGTAATGGTTTGGTCCATGTCGGTGACAATAAGGTTCAAGGAGCTCGTTCGGGTCACAAAGAAGTTCAGGCAGATCGCAGTAGGCCTCGTACTTAATTTCATATTCCTTCCAGCGCTCTGTTTCGCCCTGGCGTTGGTATTCCTCTCGGTTGAGCCGTTGTGGGCTGCGGGGTTCATTTTAATGGGAACCGTTCCCTGCGCGGGCATGAATGTGGTCTGGACGGGGCTCCTGAAGGGCGATGTCCCCCTAGCCCTCATCCTTGCAGCGCTAACGATGGTTTTGGGGATAGCCACAATACCAGGTATCACGGCCTTGCTTGTTGGCATATACGTCAGTGTAAGCCCAGTCGACATGCTGTGGTCAATAGCGACCATACTTGCGATTCCCATCTTGCTTGGCATAGTGACAAGGCACCTCCTCGAATCTTGGTTAGGAAAGAGGCTTCCAAGGTACCTACCGGTCTTCCCGCCCATCTCTGCGATAACTGCAATGATTCTCATGTTTTCCATGTTGGCGATCAATGTTGTGCTGGTGCCGCGAAACACCTCGCTGGTGGCGCTGCTCATACTGCCTCCTCTAATACTCTTCCCGTTGGCCTTCGGGGGGGCACATGTGATCAGCACGAGGGTCCTCCGCCTCCCGATGAGGGAAGCAAATGCCATAGTCTTTAGCTCAGGGATGAAGCATCTGCCGTTGGCTATGGGCATAGCTTTTGCCTCCTTCGGTCCAGCAGCAGCCCTTCCCATTGCCGTTTCAGCAGCTTTTCAGACGGTGAATGCGAGTATATTTTATAAGATATTCCAGAAGCAGGGATCGAAAGGCGCCTGA